In Pantoea sp. Ep11b, the following are encoded in one genomic region:
- a CDS encoding GNAT family N-acetyltransferase: protein MSTDASETPPQVISPRLTYRPLRQQDWPFYLAVSQDRSVMQYISDPRSAEEIRTHSFDVRLPAWYRGCPHWLCLVIEEKTSGLPVGLCGFIDRGDGIAEAGFLLAAEAQGKGYGSESLRATIAFCFEQQNYRKMVATVTAGNAASCRTLLSAGFIQEGTLRQNFFLDGRWQDDWIFGLLKEEYRPAAR, encoded by the coding sequence ATGTCAACGGACGCGTCTGAAACCCCGCCACAGGTAATCTCGCCCCGCCTCACCTACCGTCCGCTGCGTCAGCAGGACTGGCCTTTCTATCTGGCAGTCAGTCAGGACCGATCGGTGATGCAATACATCAGCGACCCGCGCAGCGCCGAAGAGATCAGAACACACTCTTTTGATGTGCGGCTGCCCGCCTGGTACAGGGGCTGTCCGCACTGGCTGTGTCTGGTGATTGAGGAGAAAACCTCCGGGCTTCCGGTGGGCCTGTGCGGGTTTATCGATCGCGGAGACGGGATAGCTGAGGCGGGTTTTCTGCTGGCCGCAGAGGCGCAGGGTAAAGGCTACGGCAGCGAGTCGCTGCGGGCCACGATCGCCTTCTGCTTTGAGCAGCAGAATTACCGTAAAATGGTCGCCACCGTCACGGCGGGTAACGCGGCATCATGCCGGACCCTGCTGTCGGCCGGTTTTATTCAGGAAGGCACCTTACGGCAGAACTTCTTTCTCGACGGCAGATGGCAGGATGACTGGATCTTCGGCTTGCTGAAAGAGGAATACCGGCCAGCAGCACGCTGA
- a CDS encoding EAL domain-containing protein → MDTPPTDALDRLTTLAARLFKVPVAFVSLIDEKRQFFASRYGLNISGTARNVAFCNHTLAKGDILCVPDTLKDPRFCDSPLVHGYPFIRFYAGIPLSTPDGHHIGTVCLTDSHPREPLTAEDRQHLADIAALVMDRMEMHRLELLRYTSQQRLQAISSTSPDAIVCTDLRRGIIFWNPAATALFGYTAEEMRGQYVSELIPARCQTDYRTELARITADDAAISLPRSLQIWGVTRNGREFPAEVSFSGWYEEGERLVGMIIRDVTARYESEARLCELASLDMLTRLASRSAFMEQVAQLTKAGVPYTLLMTDLDGFKEVNDTLGHAAGDALLCHVAEQIRAVCTSAVTAARLGGDEFVILLAGGSAEAAIMAEKLIAAVQTPFRYHDSPVVVGASTGIASYPEHGRDPSSVMSAADLALYRAKASGKGCSILFMPAFRDAEQQRRRFERELETAVRQQQFTLYYQPRYDVESGRLVGCETLVRWQHPTRGLLLPAEFIGMLVKSPLSVTLGEWIIRSALAQVRQWQVRFPALRVSINLFPRQLTGQTLEAVIRESAGGDAGFVELEVDEPLLAVLVQDMPAQVEAVRRTGASFVIDHYGRTLGALNLLRYSFVSGFKIDKSLTLELDSSMRVRMMFRAMTALGKSLGIQVAAEGVEEKDQIAFVTTAGCNVMQGNGLCQPLTPEDFEAMLDQEAPVLPAVSGYGVTPR, encoded by the coding sequence ATGGATACACCGCCGACCGATGCGCTGGACCGCCTCACCACGCTGGCCGCGCGCCTGTTTAAGGTGCCGGTCGCCTTTGTGTCGCTGATTGATGAGAAGCGGCAATTCTTCGCCTCCCGCTACGGTCTGAATATCTCCGGCACCGCGCGTAACGTCGCTTTCTGCAATCATACGCTGGCGAAAGGCGACATCCTCTGTGTGCCCGATACGCTGAAGGATCCGCGCTTTTGCGACAGTCCGCTGGTGCATGGCTATCCCTTTATCCGCTTTTACGCCGGGATCCCGCTCTCAACCCCCGATGGTCATCACATTGGCACCGTCTGCCTGACCGACAGCCATCCGCGTGAGCCGCTGACGGCGGAGGATCGGCAGCATCTGGCCGACATCGCCGCCCTGGTGATGGATCGCATGGAGATGCACCGTCTGGAATTGCTGCGTTACACCAGCCAGCAGCGGCTTCAGGCGATCTCATCGACCTCGCCTGACGCCATTGTCTGCACCGACCTGCGGCGCGGCATCATCTTCTGGAATCCGGCCGCGACGGCGCTGTTTGGCTACACCGCCGAAGAGATGCGGGGCCAGTACGTCAGCGAGCTGATTCCGGCGCGCTGCCAGACCGATTATCGCACCGAACTGGCTCGTATCACCGCGGATGATGCGGCGATCTCTCTGCCGCGCTCGTTACAGATCTGGGGCGTGACCCGGAATGGTCGCGAATTTCCGGCCGAGGTCTCTTTTTCCGGCTGGTATGAAGAGGGCGAGCGGCTGGTGGGAATGATTATCCGTGATGTCACGGCCCGCTATGAGAGTGAAGCGCGACTCTGTGAACTGGCCTCTCTGGATATGCTGACGCGACTCGCCAGCCGCAGCGCCTTTATGGAGCAGGTGGCTCAGCTGACCAAAGCGGGCGTGCCCTATACGCTACTGATGACCGACCTCGATGGCTTCAAGGAGGTCAATGACACGCTGGGACATGCCGCCGGGGATGCGCTGCTGTGTCACGTCGCCGAACAGATTCGGGCGGTCTGTACCAGCGCCGTAACGGCTGCGCGTCTGGGCGGTGATGAATTTGTGATCCTGCTGGCGGGTGGCAGCGCCGAAGCGGCAATCATGGCGGAAAAACTGATTGCGGCCGTGCAGACGCCGTTCCGTTACCACGACTCACCCGTTGTGGTGGGAGCCAGCACTGGCATCGCCTCTTATCCTGAGCATGGCCGCGATCCCTCTTCGGTGATGTCTGCCGCGGACCTGGCGCTCTATCGCGCCAAGGCCTCGGGCAAAGGGTGCAGCATTCTGTTTATGCCCGCATTCCGGGATGCCGAACAGCAGCGTCGTCGCTTTGAGCGCGAACTGGAAACGGCGGTACGGCAGCAGCAGTTCACGCTTTATTATCAGCCCCGCTACGACGTGGAAAGCGGCAGACTCGTGGGCTGCGAGACCCTGGTGCGCTGGCAGCATCCGACGCGCGGCTTGCTGTTGCCCGCGGAGTTCATCGGTATGCTGGTGAAGAGTCCGCTTTCCGTCACGCTCGGGGAGTGGATTATCCGCAGTGCGCTGGCTCAGGTCCGGCAGTGGCAGGTGCGTTTTCCCGCGCTTCGCGTCAGCATCAACCTGTTTCCGCGTCAGCTGACCGGACAGACGCTGGAAGCGGTGATCCGTGAAAGCGCCGGAGGCGATGCCGGTTTCGTCGAGCTGGAGGTGGATGAGCCGCTGCTGGCGGTGCTGGTGCAGGATATGCCCGCGCAGGTGGAGGCCGTGCGCCGGACGGGCGCCTCCTTTGTTATCGATCACTACGGTCGGACGCTGGGGGCGCTTAATCTGCTGCGCTACAGCTTTGTGTCGGGCTTCAAGATCGATAAGTCGCTGACGCTGGAACTGGATTCCAGTATGCGGGTGCGGATGATGTTTCGCGCCATGACCGCGCTGGGGAAAAGCCTGGGTATTCAGGTCGCGGCAGAAGGCGTGGAGGAGAAAGATCAGATCGCTTTTGTCACGACAGCCGGATGCAACGTGATGCAGGGAAATGGGTTATGTCAGCCACTGACGCCAGAGGACTTTGAGGCGATGCTGGATCAGGAAGCCCCTGTGCTGCCTGCTGTCAGCGGTTACGGCGTCACGCCACGCTGA
- a CDS encoding transcriptional regulator — protein MRNQIFQQPVVVQHNVRELRKAAGLSQEIAAERFDLSQRVWQTKEASKNPALLSQGEYELLMLLAGEHPYYELVPKPKK, from the coding sequence ATGAGAAATCAGATTTTTCAGCAGCCCGTCGTTGTGCAGCACAACGTGCGTGAACTGCGTAAGGCAGCCGGACTCTCACAGGAGATTGCGGCAGAGCGGTTTGATCTCAGCCAGCGGGTCTGGCAGACCAAAGAAGCATCGAAAAATCCTGCGCTGCTCAGCCAGGGGGAATATGAGCTGCTGATGCTGCTGGCCGGAGAGCATCCCTACTATGAGCTGGTCCCGAAACCGAAAAAGTAG
- a CDS encoding pyridoxamine 5'-phosphate oxidase family protein: protein MDLKTFEADAWTGLMDAAADPHAGFRYVTLCTADTAQRPQARIVVLRECDDARRRLTFHTDVRSPKWQEMAANPQVTVLGYCHERRLQLRLAGQVHLYAAGSEIARNTWRALPSHTRQTYSGGAPGGVRVTAHQPDELTDPEAGESRFGVVILHTSRLDAYQLQRNDNQRALFRYAAEGALLASEWINP, encoded by the coding sequence ATGGATCTGAAAACGTTTGAAGCTGACGCCTGGACGGGACTGATGGACGCGGCCGCCGATCCGCACGCCGGATTCCGCTATGTGACGCTCTGCACGGCCGATACCGCGCAGCGGCCTCAGGCGCGCATCGTGGTACTGCGCGAATGCGATGATGCGCGCCGGAGGCTGACATTTCATACCGATGTCCGCAGCCCGAAATGGCAGGAGATGGCGGCGAACCCGCAGGTCACCGTACTGGGATATTGCCATGAGCGCCGCCTGCAACTGCGCCTGGCCGGGCAGGTTCACCTTTATGCGGCAGGCAGTGAGATCGCCCGCAATACCTGGCGTGCGCTGCCGTCGCATACCCGGCAGACATACAGCGGTGGAGCGCCTGGCGGGGTGCGGGTAACAGCGCATCAGCCAGATGAATTAACGGACCCGGAAGCCGGAGAATCCCGCTTCGGCGTGGTGATCCTTCACACCAGCAGGCTTGACGCTTATCAGCTTCAGCGAAATGACAACCAGCGCGCGCTGTTTCGCTATGCCGCTGAGGGGGCATTACTGGCAAGCGAGTGGATTAATCCGTAA
- a CDS encoding MBL fold metallo-hydrolase: MKIHHLNCGCMCPLGGAFYDGFSKGLRAHLVCHCLLIETDRDGLVLVDTGFGRQDVHAPGSRLSGFFRALNNIQRRDDLTALSQITARGFRAEDVRHIILTHLDFDHAGGLTDFPQARLHLLQQEVDTAHRRHSWLSRERYRPGQWGGISQWETYQPQGETWFGFEAVNRLRDLPPEILLVPLAGHTPGHAGIAIRQPDGWLLHGGDAWFYRGEMRQQTRHCTPGLRFYQWMMGMDNRARRHNQQRLRDLSCQHGGEITFFCSHDVRELDGLQANAPLR, from the coding sequence ATGAAAATTCACCATCTTAACTGCGGCTGTATGTGCCCGCTGGGCGGCGCGTTCTACGATGGATTCAGCAAAGGCCTCAGGGCGCATCTGGTCTGCCACTGTCTGCTAATCGAGACCGACCGCGATGGGCTGGTGCTGGTGGATACCGGATTCGGACGGCAGGATGTCCATGCGCCCGGCAGCCGTCTGTCCGGCTTTTTTCGTGCGCTGAACAATATTCAGCGACGCGACGATCTCACTGCGCTGTCCCAGATCACGGCGCGGGGATTCCGGGCGGAAGATGTACGCCATATCATCCTGACCCATCTCGATTTTGACCATGCCGGCGGGCTGACCGATTTTCCGCAGGCGCGCCTCCATCTGTTGCAGCAGGAGGTTGATACCGCCCATCGCCGTCATAGCTGGCTGTCGCGTGAACGTTACCGTCCAGGACAATGGGGCGGGATCAGCCAGTGGGAAACCTATCAGCCGCAGGGAGAAACCTGGTTTGGTTTTGAGGCCGTCAATCGCCTGCGTGACCTGCCGCCAGAGATTCTGCTGGTGCCGCTGGCAGGCCATACACCCGGTCACGCGGGTATCGCCATCCGGCAGCCCGATGGCTGGCTGTTGCACGGCGGCGATGCCTGGTTTTATCGCGGTGAGATGCGCCAGCAGACGCGCCACTGCACGCCGGGGCTGCGCTTTTACCAGTGGATGATGGGAATGGATAACCGGGCCAGGCGGCATAATCAGCAGCGACTGCGGGATCTCTCCTGCCAGCATGGAGGTGAGATTACCTTTTTCTGCAGTCATGACGTCCGCGAACTGGATGGATTGCAGGCTAATGCACCACTGCGCTGA
- a CDS encoding methyl-accepting chemotaxis protein yields MNSLRHFTIRRVVLWMMIVSVGVIALAGGYSNQVVRDIFRQTERADLLSQQLSVLAQSALVMQSGRPAEKDALIAAMPAGPEWDGLRTTLLAAPADFPSAAREQLNQLTQQLAQSQAPLRADRRKLEGALLAALLMSVALLLFCDRYLVVHLVRPVGKIRAHLKVIADGDLTREPEDLGRNCVGQLVPLVKEMQHSLLETVSAIHDNAAILHREAGDIAAGNADLSDRTSTQAAALEQTAASMEEITVTVRNNAQNAREARELAVSTTDTTREGVALVRTVATAIASIAQGSEKIRQFTATINGIAFQTNILALNAAVEAARAGEQGRGFAVVASEVRSLAQRSAAASKEIEELITETVARVDDGRRAAESAGTTMEAVLRGVGGVNERIGQIALASDEQSKGIAQVTVAVAELDRVTQQNATLVQQVSATAGSLSGQTETLGSVITRFTLPQQPASAVSRPAAPVEQPGGWAAFSQA; encoded by the coding sequence ATGAATTCACTCAGGCATTTCACCATTCGCCGCGTTGTGCTGTGGATGATGATCGTATCCGTCGGCGTGATTGCGCTGGCGGGCGGTTACAGCAACCAGGTCGTGCGCGATATCTTTCGCCAGACGGAACGCGCCGACCTCCTGTCGCAGCAGCTGAGCGTGCTGGCGCAGAGTGCTCTCGTTATGCAGAGCGGCCGCCCGGCCGAGAAAGATGCGCTCATTGCCGCGATGCCGGCTGGCCCTGAATGGGATGGTCTGCGTACAACCCTCCTGGCCGCCCCTGCAGACTTCCCGTCCGCTGCCCGCGAACAGCTTAATCAGCTGACGCAGCAGCTGGCACAAAGTCAGGCTCCGCTCAGGGCTGACCGCCGTAAGCTGGAAGGCGCACTGCTGGCCGCGCTGCTGATGTCCGTGGCATTGCTGCTGTTCTGTGACCGCTATCTGGTGGTTCATCTGGTGCGTCCGGTAGGTAAGATCCGCGCGCACCTGAAAGTAATCGCGGACGGCGATCTGACCCGTGAACCTGAAGATCTGGGGCGCAACTGCGTTGGTCAGCTGGTGCCGCTGGTGAAAGAGATGCAGCACAGTCTGCTGGAAACGGTCAGTGCCATTCACGATAACGCGGCGATCCTTCATCGCGAAGCGGGTGACATTGCTGCAGGCAATGCGGACCTCTCTGACCGGACTTCGACCCAGGCTGCGGCGCTGGAGCAGACGGCGGCCAGCATGGAGGAGATCACCGTCACCGTACGCAACAACGCGCAGAACGCCCGCGAGGCGCGGGAACTGGCCGTCAGCACCACGGATACCACCCGCGAGGGCGTGGCGCTGGTCCGGACAGTCGCGACGGCTATTGCCAGCATTGCGCAGGGCTCAGAAAAAATCCGCCAGTTCACTGCCACTATCAACGGCATTGCGTTTCAGACCAATATCCTGGCGCTGAACGCCGCCGTCGAAGCGGCCCGTGCGGGTGAGCAGGGCCGCGGTTTTGCGGTGGTTGCCAGCGAGGTCCGTTCACTGGCGCAGCGCAGCGCGGCCGCCTCTAAAGAGATTGAAGAGCTGATTACCGAAACGGTCGCGCGTGTCGATGACGGCAGGCGTGCGGCCGAGAGCGCAGGGACCACGATGGAAGCGGTGCTGCGTGGCGTCGGCGGTGTTAACGAGCGCATCGGACAGATTGCGCTGGCATCGGATGAGCAGAGTAAGGGGATTGCCCAGGTGACGGTGGCCGTGGCTGAACTGGACCGCGTGACCCAGCAGAATGCGACGCTGGTTCAGCAGGTTTCTGCAACGGCTGGCAGCCTCAGTGGACAGACCGAAACGCTGGGAAGCGTGATTACGCGTTTTACCCTGCCACAACAGCCTGCTTCTGCGGTCAGCAGGCCCGCAGCGCCCGTGGAGCAGCCGGGTGGCTGGGCCGCCTTCAGTCAGGCCTAG
- a CDS encoding excinuclease ABC subunit A produces MKEKSSTDPYRADEHIDPYVSVQGARTHNLKDVSLRFPRNALVVFTGVSGSGKSSLAFDTLYAEAQRRFIESVSPHARRLIDQAAAPDVDNIDGLPPAVALQQSRTGAQERSTVGSLTRISVTLRLLFSRAGVRPEGVPFMTADYFSPNHPKGACPHCQGLGRVHTVRTEAMVPDESLSIREGAIASWPRGWHNKNLRSILETLGYDVDAPWHTLSSRDRQWILLTDEQPSVPIFVGLNAAQREKALAAGEEPAYTGTYTSAAKIVLQGYAGGSETTKKRLARFVTVAPCPECHGKRLNRDALSVTFAGEDIASLSELPVSELRERLKPYAQGVSPDMPAEAALREAVLRMTADICTRLGQLETLGLGHLAPGRRTTQLSSGELQRVRLATQLISHLFGVLYVLDEPSAGLHPDDVRSLQVSLKNLVRAGNSLVVVEHNTDLIAGADWLVEVGPGPGSHGGAIVYNGVPAGLEAVSASPTAEYLFARSYSGLRQRRPAEHWLRLAQIVCNNIVGVDIAIPLARMTAVTGISGSGKSTLLNRVLPELLGRFDTPPDSQEGEEEEPVPDVTGQITSGGDAIGRLVRIDQRPIGRTPRSNLATYTGFFDIIRRLFADTPAAKARGFSASRFSFNLPAGRCPACEGQGQISIELLFMPSATATCSVCEGRRYNPETLEVTWNNLTIADVLDLTVDEASELFREYDGIQRSLTALTSLGLGYLTLGQPATELSGGECQRIKLAWELQRVQRTATLYLLDEPSTGLHPSDMDKLLVVLDELVMRGHTVVMAEHTMRIVAEADWVIDLGPGSGLKGGRVVSAGSPEAVSRAKQSLTAPWLAAQLKKRTGDPA; encoded by the coding sequence ATGAAAGAAAAAAGCTCCACCGATCCTTACCGCGCTGATGAGCACATTGATCCTTATGTCTCGGTTCAGGGTGCCAGAACACACAATCTTAAAGATGTGTCGCTGCGGTTCCCCCGGAATGCGCTGGTGGTCTTTACCGGGGTCTCCGGCTCCGGCAAGTCCTCACTCGCTTTTGACACCCTCTATGCGGAAGCGCAGCGCCGGTTTATTGAGTCGGTTTCGCCTCACGCCCGCCGTCTCATCGATCAGGCCGCTGCGCCGGATGTGGACAATATCGACGGGCTTCCGCCTGCCGTGGCGCTTCAGCAGAGCCGGACGGGTGCCCAGGAACGCTCAACGGTGGGCAGCCTGACCCGCATTTCCGTCACGCTGCGCCTGCTGTTTTCACGTGCGGGCGTAAGGCCAGAGGGCGTGCCCTTCATGACGGCCGACTATTTTTCCCCCAACCATCCCAAAGGCGCCTGTCCGCATTGTCAGGGACTTGGCCGGGTGCATACCGTCAGAACCGAAGCGATGGTGCCGGATGAATCACTCAGCATCCGCGAAGGCGCGATTGCCTCATGGCCCAGAGGCTGGCACAACAAGAATCTGCGCAGCATTCTGGAGACGCTCGGCTATGACGTCGATGCGCCCTGGCACACGCTTTCATCCCGCGATCGGCAGTGGATACTGCTGACCGATGAACAACCCTCCGTGCCGATTTTTGTCGGGCTGAACGCGGCGCAGCGGGAAAAAGCGCTGGCGGCGGGCGAAGAGCCCGCCTATACCGGCACCTACACCAGTGCGGCAAAAATTGTGCTGCAGGGCTATGCGGGTGGCAGCGAAACCACGAAGAAACGGCTGGCGCGCTTTGTGACGGTCGCGCCCTGTCCGGAATGCCACGGCAAAAGGCTTAACCGGGATGCGCTCTCCGTCACTTTTGCCGGAGAGGATATCGCCAGCCTGAGTGAGCTTCCGGTCTCTGAACTGCGTGAGCGGCTGAAACCCTATGCACAGGGCGTCTCGCCGGATATGCCCGCCGAAGCGGCGCTGCGCGAGGCGGTGCTCCGCATGACCGCCGATATCTGCACGCGGCTTGGTCAGCTGGAGACGCTGGGGCTGGGACATCTCGCGCCGGGACGCCGTACCACGCAGCTTTCCTCTGGTGAGCTGCAGCGCGTACGTCTGGCCACCCAGCTGATTTCCCATCTGTTCGGCGTACTCTACGTGCTGGATGAGCCTTCAGCGGGGCTGCATCCCGACGATGTCCGATCGCTGCAGGTCTCACTGAAAAACCTGGTCCGGGCAGGCAACTCACTGGTTGTCGTCGAGCATAATACGGACCTGATTGCCGGGGCGGACTGGCTGGTGGAGGTCGGGCCGGGTCCGGGCAGTCACGGCGGCGCGATCGTCTATAACGGGGTGCCAGCCGGACTGGAAGCGGTCAGCGCCTCGCCGACCGCGGAATATCTCTTTGCCCGCAGCTACAGCGGGCTGCGTCAGCGTCGGCCTGCTGAGCACTGGCTCAGGCTGGCGCAGATCGTCTGCAACAATATCGTCGGCGTCGATATTGCTATCCCGCTGGCGAGAATGACCGCTGTCACCGGGATTTCGGGATCGGGCAAATCCACCCTGCTGAATCGCGTACTGCCGGAATTGCTCGGACGTTTTGATACGCCACCTGACAGTCAGGAGGGCGAGGAAGAGGAGCCGGTGCCTGATGTGACAGGCCAGATAACCAGTGGCGGTGATGCCATCGGCCGGCTGGTCAGGATCGATCAGCGTCCGATCGGTCGGACGCCACGCTCGAATCTTGCCACCTACACCGGATTTTTCGACATCATCCGCCGGCTCTTTGCCGACACGCCCGCCGCGAAAGCCAGAGGGTTCAGCGCCAGCCGCTTTTCATTCAACCTGCCCGCCGGGCGCTGTCCGGCGTGTGAAGGGCAGGGGCAGATTTCCATTGAGCTGCTCTTTATGCCGAGCGCGACGGCAACCTGCTCGGTCTGTGAGGGACGCCGTTATAATCCTGAAACGCTTGAGGTGACATGGAATAACCTCACGATCGCCGACGTGCTCGATCTTACCGTCGATGAGGCCAGCGAACTGTTCCGGGAATATGACGGGATCCAGCGTTCCCTGACGGCGCTGACGTCCCTGGGCCTGGGCTATCTGACGCTGGGGCAGCCCGCCACGGAACTCTCCGGTGGCGAGTGTCAGCGCATCAAGCTCGCCTGGGAACTGCAGCGCGTGCAGCGCACCGCCACGCTCTATCTGCTGGATGAGCCTTCGACAGGTCTGCATCCGTCGGACATGGATAAACTGCTGGTCGTGCTGGATGAGCTGGTGATGCGCGGCCATACCGTGGTGATGGCGGAACACACGATGCGGATTGTGGCCGAGGCGGACTGGGTCATCGATCTGGGGCCCGGTTCCGGGCTGAAGGGCGGGCGGGTTGTCTCAGCCGGGTCACCGGAGGCGGTCAGCCGCGCGAAACAGAGTCTTACCGCCCCCTGGCTGGCTGCGCAGCTGAAAAAGCGGACGGGCGATCCGGCATAA
- a CDS encoding EAL domain-containing protein, whose product MLTCSGGDDDCRARTLNALLSYDESRDQVLRQFVRLASQALGIPGSFISVLDDEMQYVRAAHNFTLTHSSRQDSLCRYAVDSDSIVVVPDTLLDARFAEHPLILGAPFIRFYAGVPLKSSTGLILGTLCVTDVAPHRFGSEQVAMLTMLAALVMSFLEAWYSAGFADPVTGLPNRQRLIRDLQFLAASGDTTPRRLVLIDCIDMPRAYELARSMGMGPVESLLKDVATLLPLRLRPAPGEMLYTVATGRFALLTRQESRMTANWVADKLTGISADLGDGLSVALVTHTGEAGFNTGELPPQEILRRAVSALHEAITRDVPSMLFSKDTDTRHTQDFTLMHDLAAAIRQNKGLWLAYQPKICLHSGKPIGLEALIRWKHPQHGELSPAQFLPFAGQTELLSELTAWVTDQAITRLARLRDSYIQLPVTINVSSSDFSRDGFADQLEDQMIRAKLPVSLLGIECLETERILESPAAMQGLEMLKLRGFGISLDDFGTGYSNISYLRRMPLDVIKLDRSLISEISSDTASRVIARSIIAMLKDLDYTVLAEGVESAETETALTEFGCDQAQGFFYARPLPEMALDEWLGWRLRSKC is encoded by the coding sequence ATGCTTACATGTTCAGGCGGCGACGACGATTGCCGCGCGCGCACGCTGAATGCGCTGTTGAGTTACGACGAAAGTCGTGACCAGGTTTTGCGGCAGTTTGTCCGGCTGGCCAGCCAGGCGCTCGGTATTCCGGGGAGTTTTATCTCCGTGCTGGATGATGAGATGCAGTACGTCAGGGCAGCGCATAATTTCACGCTGACGCACTCTTCCCGCCAGGATTCGCTCTGCCGTTACGCCGTAGACAGTGACAGTATCGTGGTGGTGCCTGATACGCTGCTCGACGCACGCTTTGCGGAACATCCGCTGATCCTGGGCGCGCCGTTTATTCGCTTCTATGCCGGCGTGCCGCTGAAGAGCAGCACCGGCCTCATTCTGGGAACGTTGTGCGTCACCGACGTGGCACCTCATCGCTTCGGTAGCGAGCAGGTGGCGATGCTCACCATGCTGGCGGCGCTGGTAATGTCTTTTCTGGAAGCCTGGTATTCGGCGGGCTTTGCCGATCCGGTTACGGGCCTGCCTAACCGTCAGCGTCTGATCCGCGATCTGCAGTTTCTGGCCGCCTCCGGCGACACCACGCCACGGCGGCTGGTTCTGATTGACTGCATCGATATGCCGCGCGCCTATGAGCTTGCGCGCTCAATGGGAATGGGCCCGGTTGAAAGCCTGCTGAAAGATGTTGCCACCCTGCTGCCGCTGCGTCTGCGGCCCGCGCCGGGTGAAATGCTCTACACGGTGGCAACCGGGCGTTTTGCGCTGCTGACACGTCAGGAGAGCAGGATGACGGCCAACTGGGTGGCAGATAAGCTGACGGGGATCAGCGCCGATCTCGGCGACGGACTGTCGGTAGCGCTGGTGACTCACACCGGGGAAGCCGGGTTCAACACCGGGGAACTGCCGCCGCAGGAGATCCTGCGACGTGCCGTCAGCGCCCTGCATGAGGCGATTACCCGTGACGTTCCCTCCATGCTTTTCAGCAAGGATACCGATACCCGCCATACCCAGGATTTCACCCTGATGCATGATCTGGCCGCAGCCATCCGCCAGAATAAAGGGCTATGGCTCGCCTATCAGCCTAAAATCTGTCTGCACAGCGGCAAGCCCATCGGCCTGGAAGCGCTTATCCGCTGGAAACATCCCCAGCACGGCGAACTCTCACCGGCGCAGTTTCTGCCTTTTGCCGGACAAACCGAACTGCTCAGCGAGCTGACAGCCTGGGTGACCGATCAGGCTATCACCCGCCTCGCACGGCTGCGCGACAGTTATATTCAGCTGCCGGTCACCATTAACGTCAGCAGCAGCGATTTTTCCCGCGACGGTTTTGCCGACCAACTGGAGGATCAGATGATCAGAGCGAAGCTGCCGGTTTCGCTGCTGGGCATTGAGTGTCTGGAGACCGAACGGATCCTGGAAAGCCCGGCCGCGATGCAGGGGCTTGAGATGCTGAAACTGCGTGGCTTCGGAATTTCGCTGGATGATTTCGGTACGGGCTACAGTAACATCAGCTATCTGCGACGCATGCCGCTGGACGTGATCAAGCTCGACCGCTCGCTGATCAGCGAGATTTCATCGGATACCGCTTCGCGCGTTATTGCCCGCAGCATAATCGCTATGCTCAAGGATCTGGATTACACAGTGCTGGCCGAAGGCGTGGAGAGTGCGGAAACCGAAACGGCACTGACCGAGTTTGGCTGCGATCAGGCGCAGGGCTTTTTCTATGCCCGACCGTTGCCGGAAATGGCGCTGGATGAGTGGCTCGGCTGGCGACTTCGCAGCAAGTGCTGA